From the Brachyspira suanatina genome, the window TAAGTTATAAGATAATAAAAAGCCCTGAAATAATTTCAGGGCTTATTTTTTATAGTAAATTAAATATTAATAGAATAATTCAGGCTCAGCTCTTCTTTTAAACTCATCTTCCAAATCATGCTGATGGTATAAGAAACCTTCATCATCATAATATCTGCAATGCTCAGGACATTTCTTAATACAAGCACCGCATTTTATACATTTACCTACATATTTTGTAATATCTTCGAAATCAATTGAAGCCAAAGGACATACATGAGCGCAAGTTTTGCAATTAGTACATTTTGAAGTATCTACTTTAGGTTTAACCTTTAATATATCTATAGCATGTTCATTCTTGTCTTTAGGCATATAATAAGGACGAATAGGGTCATTTCCTCTAACCTTAATAGGTTCTTTAGGAATATCAGTCATATTTTTGATTTTTTCAACAACTTTATCAACGAATTCAGCGGCAATAGCCATATCTTTATCATCAGGTCTTCCAGCACCAAGCACATAAGAGAAAGCATGTTCTCCTATAAATCCAGCACCTGCTATAGTATAAAAACCATTTTCCTGCATAGTATTTCTAAGCTCAATTAAAGAATCATCGAAATTTCTGTTTCCATATAATACAACCGGAATAGCTAAAGCTCCATTAGCCTTGATATTATTCTTGTAGTATGGAAGCATTACATTAGGTATTCTTCCGGCATAAGTAGGAGTTCCGCATATTACCAAATCATTTTCTTTGAACTCCAATATACCTTCTCTTTTCTTTGGTAAAGTAAAATTATACTTTTCAAATTCAACATTAAGTTTCTTAGCTATATTTTCGCCTATATAAGAAACTATCTTTTGAGTAGTACCTGTGGCACTATAATATATTGAATAAACTTTGTCAACTTTCATAATAAACATACTCCCTTCATGTATTTTTTACTATATAATAATTTATTATGTAAATTTATTTGAGTAAGTCAATAGCAAATAGATAAAAAAGTATTTAATATCATATTTACATATAAAATAAAAAAATATTCATTTAAGTATTGACTTTTTTTTTAATTATTATATAATAATTAAATCTAAAGAATAATTTTCTTGAGATTTAGGGGCCAGTAGCTCAGTCGGTTAGAGCAGATGACTCATAATCATCGGGTCCGGGGTTCAAGTCCCTGCTGGCCCAATACCCTAAAAAACATCATTTATCATATTTACACATTACAGGCTTTTATTTTAACCTGGCTTATTTAGCAAATAAGATTTTTTTTATAAATAAAACTTTTTTCTATTATAAATATAAAAAAATCAGTTTTCTTAATTATTTTAAGTGACTGATTTTTTTATGCTCTATTTAAAGTTACATTTCTTGTAACTATTAAACTGCCGCTAATCTTTTCAGGTAATTCTATTTCTATAGAATTATTAGAATTAAATTTTATATGAAAAATATCTTCTCCAAATTTCATATCATAATTATCTTTGTCATAATCAGAACCCAAAGATATACTATGACTTATTTTACCAACTATAGGTGCTATAGTGCTTACTTTTATTTCGCCTTTTTCGTCTATTAAAGCTTCTATATCTATATCGAAACTAAGAAAATTTTTTATTGTTGCATTGCCTCTGTAAAGGCCTTTTCTATCTTTTAATAACATAATATAATCCCCGAATAATTTTTATATAAATATAATAACATTTTTTATGAAAAAAGACAAATTTAAAAAAGTGTCTAATATTGTAAATTACATAAATAAAGACGGATTTTTCTAAAATATTAGAAAATCCGCCTTTAATATTATAAAATCAATTAATTTTATTATTCAGCTAATTTCGCATAATAGAATTTATGGGCTCCAAGAGGATCAAAAATAACATCAGATAACTTTTTACTAATCATAATAGGGTCAGTGTAGAAATAAAGAGGTATCAATCCCATATCTTCCATAAGTATATCTTCTGCCTCATGCATAGCTTTCATTCTTATATCCTGATCTATTGTTGACATGGCAAGCTTCAATTTATCATCATAAGCTTTATTAGAGTAGCCTCCATTATTTTGTATGCTATAGCTTAAGAATACGCCTAAAAAACTCATAGGATCATTATAATCAGCTATCCAGCCATGACGTGCTATAACATAGTTTTTTTCTTGTCTTGTAGTTTGGAAAGTAGCCCATTCTTCCTGAGCTATAGTAGAGTCTATACCAAGACCCTCTTTCCACATCTGCTGAACTGCTTCAAATATTTGTATATGCTCTCCTGAATTTGATTTGAACTCTATAACAGGGAAATTTTCACCATTAGGATAACCGGCATCTGCTAGAAGTTGTTTTGCCTCTTCTAAATTCTTTTGATGATCTTCAGGTTTTATACTGTAATAATCACCGCCTACCTTTCTAAAATCTCCATCAGCTCCTTCAACATCATTTACTCCGCTAGGAACCCAGGCACTTGCAGGAAGCTGTCCGGCTCTTGTTACTTGTTCTACTAGATAATTTCTATCTATAGCTAAAGTTAAAGCCTTACGAACTCTAGCATCTTTTAATATTTCATTAGTGATATTCAAACAATAATAATATGTACCCAAGTAAGGAGAAATATGCATTAAACCTTCGCTTTTTAAATTTTCAATATCCTGAAGCGGAGGATTATTAGCAAAATGCAAAGAACCTTCTTTTATACCAGCAACAGCAGCAGTACCATTTTGCATAAGTATAAATACCAATTTTTCAGGAACTATATTATTAACATTCCAATAATTAGTATTTTTTACAACTACTATTCTGTCATCTGTTCTTCTTTCTGTCATTATAAAAGGTCCGTTTCCTATATAAGTATCAGGAGAGAGTGTCCAATTATCTCCATTTTCTTCTATCATATCTTTTCTAACAGGATAGAATGTATAAAAAGCAACTAGCTCTAAAAAATAAGCCGTAGGGGCATTCAATTTTACTTCCAAAGTTTTTTCATCTATAGCTTTAATACCTAATTCAGAAACTGGCTTCTTGCCAGAATTAATGTCCATAGCATTTAATACAGGTTCAAACTGATAAGCATATTCGCTTGCAGTAACAGGATCAACCACCCTCTGCCAAGCATAAACAAAATCCTCTGCTGTAATCTTTTCACCGTCAGACCATTTAGCATTATCTCTTATATGGAATGTATAAGTAAGTCCGTCTTCACTTATATCCCAGCTTTCAGCAACGCCTGGTACTATTTTATTATCCTTATCTCTTGTAGCAAGTCCCTCAAAAACATGCTGAATATAGATATTAGCATCTACAGTAGAATTTAAAGCAGGATCTATAGTTTTAGGCTCAGGTCCCACATTAATATATATAGCTCCTTCTTCATTTTTCTTTCCGCCGCATGATATAAATAATAGCATCATGCTTACAGATAAAATCATAATTAGAATCTTTTTCATAGCTGTTATCCTATATATTTTTTATTTAAAAGTATTATATTTTATATTAACTATTAATCAATGATTTTTTTTACATTTAAACATATTTATCTAAAATAATTAATCTACTCATAAATTTTATACTTTATATATAAGAAATTATTTTAAATTTCTTCAAAAATGTATGATTTGTATTATATGTTAATTTACAATTAATTTACAATACTATATTTTTTGTAAAATTTATTTAAATTTACCTTTACAAAACTTATTTAATGTGCTATACTTTAATTATAAGGGATTAATAAGGAGGTAATAATATGAAAAAGTTAAGTTTAATGGCTTTAGTATCTGCCTTTATTATGACTGCCAATTTATACTCTTTTGATTTAATAGAAGATACTTTTGACTTTATTTTTGATGATTTAGCAAAAATAATTGGTATTGTAGTAATAATAGCAGCGGGAGTATATGTATTCAAAAAATATGTTAAAAAAGATAATAATTCTGATGACAGATAATAAAAAATAATGGGAGAAAGTAAGTAATGAAAAAATTAGGATTAAAAGCTTTTATTTTCAATTTGATTATGGCTGCAAATCTATACTGTTTCGATTTAATAGATGATGTAGATGATTTTATTGAAGATATAATAAAGCTTATACTCATGGTTGTTGTAATACTAGCCGTGATATACTTTATAAAAAAAGTTTTGAAAGATGATAATACTTCAGGAAAGATAAGAAAGAGTGATAGGGATGATGATTACAGAAGACCAAGCAGAAGAAGAAAAGTCAGAAGAAGAGATGATTATTATGATGACTATGATGATGATTATGATAGCAGAGTAAGAAATGATAGGCATTATGATGATTATGAAGATGATTATAGAAATGAAAGAACTAACAGAAGAGAAAGAATAAAAGAAGATGATATACAATATGAATATGATATGAGAGATTATGACAGAAGAGAGAGAAGACTTCCAAATAATATAAAAAGCAATATAGACAGCAGAGAAAATGATCCAAGATACGAAAAAGTTTATGAATTAAAACCTGAGTATAAATTAAAAGATGATAAAAAAAGAATAAGATAATTTATTTATTATAAAGGAGGAATCATGAAAAATAATATAATGTCTGTTGTAAAATCAAGAAAGTTTATAATTATTTCTGCTTCAATAGCTGCAGCTGCATTATTTATAGCGGCAATAAGATTTTTAGGTTTGCAGTATTATATGTTTTATTTGATGCATGATTTTGATGAGTTCTTAGAGGCATTATTAAAGATAGCAGTTTTCGCTGTAATGGTAATGTTTGCTATTGTTTTATTTAGAAAAATAGATTCAAAAGATAATAAAGAATCAAAAGCAAATGAAGCTGAATCTAACAATAATGAAAAAAAAGATCTTATAGTTGTTAAAGAAAAAAATAATAAATCTGCTAAAGGTCTAATCATATCTATGGCTGTAATTGCTGTATTAGCATTGATAGCATTATTCATATTCTCTTCAAGGTTCTTTGGAATGCATTATATGCTATATAATTTAGATGATATTATAGAAGGTATTTTCCAATTAGCAGTTGTTGTAGCTGTTATAGGTTTTGGAGCTGTATTCGCTAAAAAAGTTTTAGAAAAATTATAATTTAATAGTATATTATAAATATTAGAAATAAATGCGGCAGAGTGTATACTTTACCGCATTTTTTATTATTTATTAAATAAC encodes:
- a CDS encoding EFR1 family ferrodoxin (N-terminal region resembles flavodoxins. C-terminal ferrodoxin region binds two 4Fe-4S clusters.); this translates as MKVDKVYSIYYSATGTTQKIVSYIGENIAKKLNVEFEKYNFTLPKKREGILEFKENDLVICGTPTYAGRIPNVMLPYYKNNIKANGALAIPVVLYGNRNFDDSLIELRNTMQENGFYTIAGAGFIGEHAFSYVLGAGRPDDKDMAIAAEFVDKVVEKIKNMTDIPKEPIKVRGNDPIRPYYMPKDKNEHAIDILKVKPKVDTSKCTNCKTCAHVCPLASIDFEDITKYVGKCIKCGACIKKCPEHCRYYDDEGFLYHQHDLEDEFKRRAEPELFY
- a CDS encoding peptide ABC transporter substrate-binding protein; this encodes MKKILIMILSVSMMLLFISCGGKKNEEGAIYINVGPEPKTIDPALNSTVDANIYIQHVFEGLATRDKDNKIVPGVAESWDISEDGLTYTFHIRDNAKWSDGEKITAEDFVYAWQRVVDPVTASEYAYQFEPVLNAMDINSGKKPVSELGIKAIDEKTLEVKLNAPTAYFLELVAFYTFYPVRKDMIEENGDNWTLSPDTYIGNGPFIMTERRTDDRIVVVKNTNYWNVNNIVPEKLVFILMQNGTAAVAGIKEGSLHFANNPPLQDIENLKSEGLMHISPYLGTYYYCLNITNEILKDARVRKALTLAIDRNYLVEQVTRAGQLPASAWVPSGVNDVEGADGDFRKVGGDYYSIKPEDHQKNLEEAKQLLADAGYPNGENFPVIEFKSNSGEHIQIFEAVQQMWKEGLGIDSTIAQEEWATFQTTRQEKNYVIARHGWIADYNDPMSFLGVFLSYSIQNNGGYSNKAYDDKLKLAMSTIDQDIRMKAMHEAEDILMEDMGLIPLYFYTDPIMISKKLSDVIFDPLGAHKFYYAKLAE